The DNA sequence AATTATGACTACAACTATTACTCAACCTGAGTCAACCACCAATATTATCAAAGATAGTCTTTTTCTCACTGAATTAGTGCTTCAAGTACGGGCGCAAGATCATTATGGCGTTTATCGTAGTTGGAGTGATGAATTAGTTTTGGCTAATTTTGTCGTTAGCAAGGAGAAGAAAAGACAAATTTCGGTGGAGGGTGATGTTGATTCTACTACTCAGTTACGCATTCTCTGTTTTTATCGTGCGATCGCATCTTGTATTGAGAAAAAAACGGGCAAACTCTGTCAAGTGGTAATCGACTTATCCCATGAGGGTTTTGGCTGGGTGATCGTCTGGACTGGTCGCTTAATTGTGGTAACTCGTACTTTAAGAGATGCTCAAAGATTTGGCTATGCTTCCCTTGAAAAAATGGCAACGGAAGGAGAAAAATTAGTTGATTCAGGAGTAGGCGCGATCGCACAATTTCCCGAAACTGCCAACGCTTAACTCATAATTCATAATGACTAACATGACTCAAACTATTGCACCACCAACCGCTTCAGCGATCGCCAATTTAAAAATCACGATCAAACGCCTGAATAGTAAAGCAGGGCAGATGAAAATGGATTTACACGATCTTGCTGAAGGATTACCAACCGATTATGAAACATTAATCGACACAGCAACCGCAACTTACGAGATTTATCGAGAGTTAGCAGAGTTAAAAAAACAACTCAAAGAATGGGAAAAATTAGCTAAAGAGGAATAAATTACCATGAATACTAGGGCGCAAATCAAAAAAACCCTTGCAGACTTTAAAAATCTGACTACTGCGGAGGATTACTTAGAATTTTTTAAGATAGAGTTCGATCGCACTTTAGTCAATATTAATCGTTTGCATATTTTAAAACAATTTTCCTTACTAATTAAAGAAGTCGATCGAGTTTTTCCCGATATTACCGATGGCGAAAAATTAGTGAAATATCATCTTGCTTTGGAAGAAGCCTATCAGGTGTTTTTAACAAAAAGCCCCTTAGAAACCAAACTCTTTAAGGTATTCCAAACGAAGCCAAAAAACTTTGTTTCATTGGATGAATTAACCAAACAAGCGGAGGCAAATAATTAACCTGTCATTATTCAAAAAAGTCCCCTTTATTAAGGGGGATTTAGGGCGATCAAAATTCACTCCATAAAACCGACAATTGTTATAAATAACAAAAAATGTAGAAACACGATGTTAACACCAAAAGAACTAGAACGCTATAGCCGACAAATGCAATTACCGAAATTCGGGAAAGAAGGACAAGAAGCCTTAAAAAATACTACCATACTTATTTCTGGGGTAGGTGGTTTAGGTGGTACTGTTGCCTTATATTTAGCGGTTGCAGGTATCGGTAAATTAATTCTAGTGCGGGGAGGTGAATTACGTCTCGATGACATGAATCGACAAATCTTGATGACGGATGATTGGGTAGGAAAATCCAGAATTATCAAAGCCAAAGAAACCCTAACTCAAATCAATCCTGATGTAGAAATTGAAGCAGTGGCAGAATATATAACTGCCGAAAATGCCGATGATTTATTAAAAAAAGGCGATTTAGCCATCAGTTGCGCCCATAATTTCCCAGAAAGGGATTTACTCAATCTTGCTTGTGTTAAGCAAAAAAAACCCCTGATTGAGTCCGCCATGAATAGCATGGATGCTTACTTAACTGCGATCGTACCCCATGAGACTCCGTGCTTATCATGTATTTTCCCCGAAAAACCTGATTGGGATCGCCGTGCTTTTGGTGTAATTGGTGCGGTTTCTGGCACTCTAGCTTGTTTAACTGCCTTAGAAGCGATTAAGTTAATTACAGGATTCGCTAAACCCTTGAAAGGATACTTACTCAACATGGATTTAGCAAACTTGGAATTTAAAAAACTTCGCCTCTACAAAGATTCTAACTGCCCCGTGTGTGGCAAAAAATAAATATAACCTCCGTTATTAGCAAGAATAACTGATTTAGGAAGGTTTTAGGTTTCATTTTCCGAGCATTTATTCATCCACAGAGGTAAAAGGCAAAGGAATAATAAATTAGTTTCTCCCCAATACTCCAACCCCCAACAACTTAACTATTCACTCTCAACTATTAACTACCATGACTGTTTACTTAACCGAAAAAGCCGCCTTCAGACTCCGTACTTTTACTCGCACCAATGATGCCACCGCCGAAAGAGGTATTAGACTCGCCGCCGTTAACGGTGGTTGCAGTGGGTTTGAATACAAACTTGATATAGTCGATCGCCCCGAAACGGACGATGTAATCTATGAACAAGACAAAGTAAAAATCTATGTTGATCCTCAAAGCCTAACAGTTTTAGACGGAGTTGTCATCGACTTTGTCGAAAGTTTAACCCAAGCAGGATTCATCTTTGAAAATCCCAATGCTACTGCTGGTTGCGGATGCGGTAAATCATTTTCGGTGGAAAATTGCGAAAGCCAAGCCGTGCCTTGCACTTAAAAGCGTTAAATGATGCTTACCCTGCCACGAAAAAATCTCATTCCCAGAGTAACGAGGAATCTCAAAACCTAACATCAATCAATTATCAACCAAAGAGTAAAAACTATGACCACCACATACAAAGTTCGTTTAATTAAAGGCAAAAAAAACAAACCCCCTGAAATCGATGTAACCATTGAAGTACCTGAAGATCAATATATTCTCGATGCGGCGGAAGAATTTGATTTAGATTTACCCTCATCTTGTCGTGCAGGTGCTTGTTCTAGTTGTGTCGGTAAACTGATAGAGGGCGAAGTAGATCAAGAAGATCAAAGTTTCTTAGACGATGAACAAATTGCCAAAGGATTTGTATTACTTTGCGTTGCTTATCCTAAATCTGATTGTACCATCAAAACTCATCAAGAAGCCTATTTAGTCTAAACCAAATTCCCCCCTTATAAAGGGGGGTTAGGGGGGATCAAATCCCTTATTAAAGGTAAGGGTGATCTAAAAAACTAGGGGAGATTAAATCATTCTAAATTTTAAATTTATTTAACAATGCTTAATCGAGAAAAAATTGCTCAAGAATACCTCAATGTCGTTAGTAAATCTTATCCCGAAGCGGGAAAACTTTTGTCCCATTGTCTTATTAAAACCCTAAAACTCAATGGAGTTAAGAATAGATATTCTTATTATTTAGGTATTTTTTATCCTGAATCCATTGGAGATTATTTATTAGAACATCAACCTGTTATCAAGGAAGTTGCAGAATATATGGGGTTAATAGAAGTTGTTTTTTTCAATGCTAATGACTTAATGAGACGTCCAGATTCAAGAATCAAAGAACAGAATTTCCGTTTTTGGTTAGAACTATCTTGGATTATTAATGAATTTAATTAAATTTTTACGGAGAAAATCAATGCTATTAATTAGTTTAATTATTTTATTTCTAGGTGCAACAGCATTTGTGATTAATATTCAATATCAAGATGAAATTCATAAATTGATTGCTATTTTATCAGGATTAATAGCTTCATTTATTTTATTTTTCTTAAGTCCTATTATTGTTAAATTATTTTTAATATTTATAATTTTAATTATCATTAATAATATAGCTTTTGTTTATAAAAGTTAGTCTGCATTTAAAAAATCTATAGATTTTAGTATTTATTTTTACAATTATTTAAACCTTATTTAGATTAAAATAAATCAAAGCAGTTAAGATAATTTATTCACCCCTAATTATCGATCGCAAATTATAAATCAAAGATTAAGGGTAAATGACATTAATCAACGGCAACAGCTACATCAGTAGCTTTTATTATAGCATAGGCTTCTTTTCTTTCTGCTAAATCAAGTCTCTCTGCGGAGGATTTCGTAATCACAGAAACAACCTCAATATCAGGAGCAATTTCTATAGTTATTTCTGCATTTACCGCTCCGATTAGGATTTTTTTGATAGTACCTTTAAACGAATTACGGGAGCTAATTTTCATAAAAAGTTTCTTTTTTACTAACTTTAATTATCCTCATAATATCACACCCATCACTTAATTTTAGTTTAATTGTTAGGAGTTCATCACATGAGAAATCGTAAAAATAGATTATTCTTTTTTAGTTTAATAATTTGCTTTTTTACCTTAGTTGTCGGCTTTGATTTATTAGGTAATATTTCATCGAAAAATTTGACCTTAGCGAATGTAACTGGCAAATTAACCGTTTCAGCCGCCGCTAGTTTAAAAGATGTTATGGAGGAAATTAAGCCTCTTTATGAGCAGAAGTATTCTCAAACAAAACTTACCTATAATTTTGGTTCATCTGGTTCATTACAACAGCAAATTGAACAGGGTGCGCCTGTAGATATATTTATTTCAGCGGCCAATAAACAAATGGATGCGTTAGAAAAAAAGGGTTTATTACTAACAGGAACTCGCCGTAATTTAGTCTCTAATCAAATGGTTTTAATTGTTCCAGCAAACCAGAATCAAAATAAAGTACAAATCAAAAATTTTACTGATTTAACTAATAAAAATATAGGAAGAATTGCCTTGGGAGAACCTAAAAGTGTACCGGCAGGAAAATATGCTCAAGAAGTTTTAACTTACTATAAAATTGCCGAGCAAGTTAACGCTAAAGCGGTTTATGGTAAGGATGTTCGTCAAGTTCTTAATTATGTAGCGACAGGTAATGTTGACGCAGGAATTGTCTATCTTACAGATGCAAAAATTGAGAATAAAGTAAAAATAGTTGCTACAGCCCCTTCAAGTAGTCATTCCCCTGTGGTTTATCCGATCGCAGTCATCAAAGATAGTAAAAATCCTCAGGAGTCAAAACAATTAATTAACTTCTTGACTACTTCTGACATTCAAAAAATATTTAAGAAATATGGATTTAGTTAGGCAAATAGTAAATAGACTTCTTTGTACAATTTATTAAATGAATTTAAACGAATGAATACTCCTATTGTTGACACTAATAGAGATTGGTATAGTTATTATAATGCCGTTGCTAACCGTCCTCCGAGAAAGACCACTCTAACTGCTTTAGGGAGTTTTCCGCAATCAGGAATGGCGATCGACCTTGGTTGTGGTGATGGTAGAGACACAGTCCCCATTTTAAACCAGAATTGGCAAGTTTTAGCTATTGATCGAGAACGAGAAGCTATTAATCGGTTATTATCTCGCACTGATTGTGAAAAACAATTACTTACGACTAAAATCGCTAGTTTTGAAGACTTACAACTTCCCTCCGACATTGATTTAATTAACGCCAGTTTTTGTTTACCTTTTTGTTCTTCCCATGCTTTTCCCCAATTGTGGCAGAAAATTACTGCTTCCTTAAAAGTTGATGGTAGATTTGCAGGACATTTTTTTGGAGATCGAGATTCTTGGTGCGATCGAACTTATATGAACTGTTTGACAAAGCAACAGGTAAAAAATTTATTCACAAACTATGAAATCGAATTATGGGAAGAAGAAGAACATTTCGGCAAAACACCCTTAGAAGAAGATAGATATTGGCATATTTTTCACGTTGTAGCAAGGAAAAATAGATTTTGATAAAAATAGTTATTAAATTGATTTTACATCTTTTTTTCTAAGTTTAACCTGAGTTTTGGATAAGCTGAAAGCATCCCAAATCGTAGTCAGAAAACCTTATAACTTTTTCTTAGAAATAACGATAAAATTGCCTTAACCTGAACTAACGTTAAATATATTCAACCCCTACCACCTGCAACCTGACACCTGACACCTAACCTTGTTGGATATTCTTAAACCGAACTGAGGTTAAGTTTAATAGTTGTTATAGGTACAAAGAGAGTTAATGATCGCTCTTAATATCTTACTCCACAAGGTTTTTCTCATCTAACTCAGGCAAAGTAATATCAACCATCTTACCCTGAGCGAATTGTTGTAATTTATTCTTGAATTTACCATTGAAATATGATTGATTTAACTCCTGTTTGGATTTCCCTAAAAACTGCCATAACGGCGACTATCATCACTTTTTTTCTTGGTATTTTCAGCGCTTGGTGGATGTTAGGTTGCAAAAGCAAATTCAAGGCTGTAATTGAAAGTATTTTAACTGCACCTTTAGTTTTACCGCCCACCGTTGTCGGTTTTCTTTTATTGCTATTATTCGGTAAAAATGGCTTTATTGGGCAATTATTAGCTCATCTATTTGATTTTACTATTATTTTCTCATGGTATGCTACTGTTATTGCTTCTACAGTAGTCGCTTTTCCCTTAATGTATAAAACAGCATTAGGTGCGTTTAAACAAATTGATACTAATTTACTAGCTTGTGCCAGAACTTTAGGGGCAGGAGAATGGGTCATTTTTTGGCGAATTATGTTGCCCTTAGCTAAATATGGCTTAATGGCTGGAACTTTACTCTCCTTTGCTCGTGCTTTAGGGGAATTTGGGGCTACTTTAATGTTGGCGGGTTCGATTCCCAACAAAACAGAAACAATCCCCATCGCCATTTTCTTTGCTTCCGAAGGAGGTGACATGGATAAAGCCATGTTGCTAGTCATCATCATGTTAGCCATTTCTCTGGGAGTGATTAGCTTTGTTAATTACGCTACCGAAGGCAAAGGATTTGATAAATTGAAGCGTCATCATCAATCACGTGCTTATAACCTCCGATTCTGGGCAAAAAAACCTTTTTTAAGTTCTAAAAATCAGAATTATCCCTTACCTCAAGCCAAAATCGAGTTAGTGGTGCAGATTCAAAAACAATTATCAGAGTTTTGCCTAGATGTTAATTTTAAAACAGATCAAACTCCTTTGGGTTTATTAGGGGCATCGGGTGCAGGAAAAAGCATGATTTTAAGGTGTATTGCTGGACTAGAAACTCCCGATCGAGGTTTAATTATTTTAAATGGCAAAGTTTTATTTGATTCATCGCAAAAAATTAATTTACCCCCAAGAGAAAGGAATTGCGGTTTTTTATTTCAAAATTATGCCCTTTTTCCTCATTTAACTGTTGCAGAAAATATCGCCTTTGGGATGTCACCGAAACAATCCTATCGGGAAATGAAAACAGAAATTGAAAGACAACTAATTACTGTTGGATTGTCTGGGATGGGCAATTATTATCCAAAACAACTTTCAGGGGGACAACAACAAAGGGTTGCTCTAGCCCGTGCAAAGGCTAGTGAGCCTGAGATAATGTTATTAGATGAGCCTTTTTCTGCTTTAGATACTTATTTACGGGATAAACAAGAAAAATTGCTCAGAAATAGCTTAATTCATTATCAAGGAGTGACTCTTTTTATCACTCATAATTTAGAAGAAGCCTATCGAGTTTGTCCTCATCTTCTTATTATTGATCAAGGAAGTGCGATCGCATCTGGGAGAAAACAAGATATTTTTGAGCATCCTCCCAATTTTAGATCAGCACAACTAACGGGTTGTAAAAACTTTTCTTCTGTAGAAGTAATAGATCATAATAAAATTAAAGCACTAGATTGGAATTGCATATTAGAAGTAATCGAGCCAGTATCACCTTCCCTTCAACATATCGGGATTCGTGCTTATCATCTTGTCTTTCCTGATACCCATAATCAAATCAATACTTTTCCTTGTTGGTTAGCAACCATTAGTGAAACTCAACACCGTGTCACTTTATACCTCAAATTAAACCAACCTGCTAATCATCCCGAAGACTATCATCTACAAGCAGAAGTGTTTAAAGATAAGTGGATGCAGTTAAAAGATAGTTCCTTTCCTTGGACAATTCAATTGAATCCCTTAAAAATCATGTTATTTACCTAAGTTTGAGATAATTTTTTAAATTCTGTAAAGATACAACTAATAAACAGTTTTAGTAATGATGCCGTTTAAGAATTAGTTTCTCCCGAATACCCTAATCCCCTAATCTCCCCAACACCCGAATACCCCAACAACCCGATACATGATACCTGACATCTACCCTGATCCGATATTCTTATGCCGAACAGAGGTTATATAATAATTAGTGTGACTATCAAAGATAATCAAACGGCGATGAGAGAGAAAAAAATCTGGTTGTATGACACAACGTTAAGGGATGGAGCGCAAAGAGAAGGTATATCTTTATCATTAACAGACAAAATTAAAATTGTTCACAAACTTGATGAAATGGGTATTCCCTTTATTGAGGGAGGATGGCCTGGGGCTAATCCCAAAGATGTTCAGTTTTTCTGGCAGTTAAAAGAAACTCCCCTTAAACAAGCTCAGATAGTGGCTTTTTGCTCCACTCGTCGTCCTCATCAATCTTGTGATCATGATCCTATGCTCAAGGCTATTTTAGCGGCAAATACTCACTGGGTAACAATTTTTGGTAAATCTTGGGATTTACACGTTACCGAGGGCTTAAAAACCAGTCTTGAAGAAAATCTTGCCATGATTGAAGAAACTGTTGCTTTTCTTGTGTCTCAGGGAAGAAAAGTCATTTATGATGCTGAACATTGGTTCGACGGTTATCAAGCTAATCCAGATTATGCGATCGCAACTTTAAAATCTGCCATAAAAGGGGGTGCGAAATGGTTAGTTTTCTGCGATACAAATGGTGGCACTTTACCCCATGAAATTAGTCGTATTGTCTCAGAAGTGGTGAGTAAATTAAACCTGAACTTAGAGAAAGAAGAAGGAGTTAAATTAGGTATTCATACTCATAATGATAGCGGTACGGCGGTAGCAAATGCGATCGCATCTGTGTTGGAAGGAGTGACGATGGTACAGGGAACTATCAACGGTTATGGCGAAAGGTGTGGTAATGCCAACTTATGTACACTTATTCCCAATTTACAGCTAAAATTAGGCTACCAATGCCTTGAAAAAGACGCTTTAACCCAATTAGCCCCCAATAGCCGTTATATTAGCGAAATCGTTAACTTAGCACCAGATGATCATGCTCCCTTCGTTGGGAAGTCTGCCTTTGCCCATAAAGGAGGTATCCATGTTTCCGCCGTGGCTAAAAATCCTTTAACCTATGAACATATAGAACCTGAATTAGTGGGTAATGAACGAAAAATCGTCATTTCCGATCAAGCTGGTTTAAGTAACGTCATTTCTAAAGCAAAAAGTCTAGGTATCACCCTTGATAAAAATGATCCTACTTGTCGAGAAATCTTGCAAAAATTAAAAAATCTTGAACATCAAGGCTATCAATTTGAAGGGGCGGAGGCAAGTTTTGAATTACTGATTTTATCCGCATTAGAACAAAGAAAAAAACTATTTTCCATCAAAGGTTTTCAAGTTCACTGCGATATTTTAGCCTCAGAAAAAAATAATTGTAGTAATGCCCTAGCCACCATTAAGGTTTTAGTGGATGAGAAAGAATTATTAGAAGTTGCTGAGGGAAATGGCCCCGTATCCGCCTTGGATCACGCTTTGAGAAAGGCTTTAGTGCAGTTTTATCCCGAAATAGGTCAATTTCATCTAACAGACTACAAAGTGAGGATTCTTGATAGTACCGCAGGTACAGACGCAAAAACAAGGGTATTGGTAGAATCAAGTAACGGGGAAACCCGATGGACAACGGTAGGAGTATCCACGAATATTATCGATGCTTCTTATCAAGCTGTAGTGGAGGGGATAGAATATGGTATCTTACTGACTAAAGCAGAAATTAATCCTATTTCTGTCGGCAATTAGTAATTATTTTGCTATTAGCTATTAAGAGGCATTAAAATTGTTTTTCGGTTGCTTATTCTTAAAACTATCTATTTAACTCCTTGTTTTTTCCTCCATTACCAGTTTTTAATTGTTAATTTCTCTAATTTTTATTATTTTTATAACCAAACTTTTGATTATCCATGACATCATTACCAGAAAGCACATTAACCCGATTACAACGTATTCCTCAAGTCAAGAGTGTATGGGAGGGCGATCGGCTCCCCATTCTTGGTATGATGGACAATTTAGAACCAGAAATAGCAGAGAATAGCGATTGTATTATTTGGTTAGATGGTTCTGAAGGTTTTGTGCGTTCCATGGATATTGTTAGGGCAACCATTGGACCTGAAGCGGTGGTGAGGGCATTATTAAAAGCGATGGAGAATCCTCACAATCCTGCACAACCGGCAAGACCTGAGAAAATCATTGTGAAAGATCGGGAATTACAATTTTTTTTACGAGGTGTATTACAGGATTTAGATATAAAAGTTGACTATCAACCAGAGTTACCTTTATTAGACGAATTATGGGTTAATTTTCAGAATAATAAACCCCAATCAAATACCCATATTTCTCGGAGATTAATTTCTGCCTTAGAAGATGTGGCATTATCTTTAATTTGGAAACAGCAACCATGGCAATTTTTGTCAGAAGAAGAAATAATCAGAATCGATATTAATCAATGGAATATTGACAGTCTTTATGCTTGTGTAATGGGAATGTTAGGGCAGGAATTTGGTATTATTCTTTATCGTTCTCTTGATTCTTTAAAAAGTTTTCGTCAGAGGGTGATAGATTTAAGCGAATCAGAAGAGGAAGGAGAGTTAGAAAGCACTTTTTTACAACAGGATTGTTGGTTTCTTAACTTTAATGAGGAGGAAATAGAAACATCTTCTTTTCAGTGGCATAAAAGAGATAATGATGTTTCCGCTATTTTTGGTAGCATTCATCCCTATGAGGGTATTCGCTCGTTGAAAGAGGAAGAGGAAATTTATCCTATTTATGTGGCGTTGAAGTCTTTAGGTTTGTTTATTCAAGATAATGAGGAGTTTTTGATTCTCGATGAAGTTGACTTATTGAAGAATGAGTATATTATTGATTTTCCTTTCGATGATGATTCCATTAAAGTTTCTGTTTCCACTATGCCAGAGTTGACAGAGGAGTTAGAAAGTGCCTTTGATGATGAGGATGACGAAGATTATTTATATGACGATGATGAAGATGATGAGGGCGACTTCTCTATTTATGATGATTTAATTCCTGCAGGTACGTTAGTTTCTTTCTTAGAAATTGAGGGGGATTTTCTTCGTTTCTTTGATGATAAGTCTTTTAGCTGTATTCACAAAGACGCTGTGGTATCTATCCAAAAAAAAGTTTCTGATCAAGGTTTTCCTGCCATAATTTTACAAACAACCAGACCAAAAGCGAAAGAATTAATCAATAATCTTCAACAAGAAGAAGGTGTTTTGCAAATAACATTTGGACAAGGTTATGATCCTTATGAAGATGAAAGTTATGAACTAGGTATATTAGAAACAGGAGATAATAATCACTATATCTTTGCACAGTTTCCTCAATATAGCGGTCAAAAAGGAGAAAAAAACTGGTCTTCGATTATTGAAAATTGGATCAAAAAAGTAGCTAAATTTGACGGCTATTGCGGTATTCTAATTGCTATGGGTTCAACAGGTGCTTCTCGTGGCAATCCTCAAACAAAAGACTTATTACACTTATTTTATTGTCGTTTCACTTCCGCAGAATCCCTTGGTTTAAAAAGACTAATCATGTCTCTTGAATAAATTTTCATAGGAAATGAAGAATAGTTAACTGTTAATTCCTAATTACTAATTCCTAATTGAAATCACCTTATTTTCTGAATATATCAATATCCTTAACCTCACAATGATTGCCTCTTTGAAAAAATACATTTGGTTAGTTTGCCTTATTTTTGTCTTTGTTATCGGAGTAGAAAGCAATCTTGCTCAAACTCCCATCTATGACACAGAAAGTATTTTTCACCCCGTTACTGCCCGTAGTGGTATGGTGTCAAGTCAAGAAAAATTGGCTACTCAAGCAGGTTTAGAGGTATTGCAACAAGGAGGTAATGCCGTTGATGCGGCGGTAACAGTGGGATTCGCTTTAGCCGTAACCTTACCTCGTGCAGGAAATATTGGCGGTGGTGGTTTTATGATGATTCATCTTGCTGATGATAACCAAAATATTGCCCTAGACTATCGAGAAAAAGCTCCCCTAAAAGCAACAAAAAATATGTTTCTCAATGACAAAGGAGAAGTAGATAGTAATAAATCTCGCTTTAGTCATCTAGCTGTAGGAATACCGGGGACAGTTGCGGGACTTACTTTTGCTTTGGAAAAATATGGCACAATTAGTTTAAAAAGGGCTTTGCAACCGGCTATTGAATTGGCGGAAAAGGGTTTTCCTGTTACTCAAGATTTTTATGACTCTCTTTTGTTTTCTCGTCCGTATTTAGAGAGAAACCCTGCTAGTGAGGAAATATATTTTCCTAATGATAATCCTCCTCCTATTGGCTCAACATTCCAACAACCACAATTAGCTCAAACTTTAAAATTAATTGCTAAGGAAGGGAAAAAGGCTTTTTATGAAGGAGAAATTGCCAGAAATATAGTTCAAGAAATGAGTAATAATGGTGGCTTAATTACCTTAGAAGATTTAATGAGCTATGAACCTAAAATAAGACAACCAATCCAAGGAGAGTATTTAGGTTATCAAATTTACTCGATGCCTCCCCCAAGTTCAGGAGGTGTTCATTTAATACAAATGTTGAATATTTTAAAAGGTTTTGATTTAAAAAACTTAGGGCATAATACTGCTGATACCATTCATTTAATGGCAGAAACTATGAAATTAGCTTATGCCGATCGCAGTTTATATTTAGGAGATCCTGATTTTTTTGATGTCCCTATCAAGGGTTTAATATCTCAAGAATATGCAGATTTTTTAAGAGAAAAAATAGATAAAAATAAAGCAATTCCTAGTAATGAAATCAGACCAAATAATCCTTTTAATTTTCGAGAAAGTCATGAAACAACCCATTACTCTATTGTTGATCAGTATGGCAATGCAGTAGCAAATACTTATACTTTAAACTTTAGTTATGGTACGGGAATAACAGTGCCTAATAGTGGTTTTTTGCTTAATAATGAGATGGATGATTTTGTCGCTAAACCCAATACTCCCAATGCTTATGGCTTAACAGGAGGAGAATATAATGCGATCGCACCTGAGAAAAGAATGCTAAGTTCGATGACTCCCACTATTATTACTAAAGATGGAGAAGTATTTTTAGTAACTGGTAGCCCCGGAGGAAGTAGAATCATCACTACTGTTTTACAAATAATTATCAACGTTCTCGAATTTAACCTCAATATCGCCGAAGCAACTGTTTCCCCCCGTTTCCATCATCA is a window from the Cyanobacterium sp. Dongsha4 genome containing:
- the cimA gene encoding citramalate synthase gives rise to the protein MREKKIWLYDTTLRDGAQREGISLSLTDKIKIVHKLDEMGIPFIEGGWPGANPKDVQFFWQLKETPLKQAQIVAFCSTRRPHQSCDHDPMLKAILAANTHWVTIFGKSWDLHVTEGLKTSLEENLAMIEETVAFLVSQGRKVIYDAEHWFDGYQANPDYAIATLKSAIKGGAKWLVFCDTNGGTLPHEISRIVSEVVSKLNLNLEKEEGVKLGIHTHNDSGTAVANAIASVLEGVTMVQGTINGYGERCGNANLCTLIPNLQLKLGYQCLEKDALTQLAPNSRYISEIVNLAPDDHAPFVGKSAFAHKGGIHVSAVAKNPLTYEHIEPELVGNERKIVISDQAGLSNVISKAKSLGITLDKNDPTCREILQKLKNLEHQGYQFEGAEASFELLILSALEQRKKLFSIKGFQVHCDILASEKNNCSNALATIKVLVDEKELLEVAEGNGPVSALDHALRKALVQFYPEIGQFHLTDYKVRILDSTAGTDAKTRVLVESSNGETRWTTVGVSTNIIDASYQAVVEGIEYGILLTKAEINPISVGN
- a CDS encoding DUF6930 domain-containing protein is translated as MTSLPESTLTRLQRIPQVKSVWEGDRLPILGMMDNLEPEIAENSDCIIWLDGSEGFVRSMDIVRATIGPEAVVRALLKAMENPHNPAQPARPEKIIVKDRELQFFLRGVLQDLDIKVDYQPELPLLDELWVNFQNNKPQSNTHISRRLISALEDVALSLIWKQQPWQFLSEEEIIRIDINQWNIDSLYACVMGMLGQEFGIILYRSLDSLKSFRQRVIDLSESEEEGELESTFLQQDCWFLNFNEEEIETSSFQWHKRDNDVSAIFGSIHPYEGIRSLKEEEEIYPIYVALKSLGLFIQDNEEFLILDEVDLLKNEYIIDFPFDDDSIKVSVSTMPELTEELESAFDDEDDEDYLYDDDEDDEGDFSIYDDLIPAGTLVSFLEIEGDFLRFFDDKSFSCIHKDAVVSIQKKVSDQGFPAIILQTTRPKAKELINNLQQEEGVLQITFGQGYDPYEDESYELGILETGDNNHYIFAQFPQYSGQKGEKNWSSIIENWIKKVAKFDGYCGILIAMGSTGASRGNPQTKDLLHLFYCRFTSAESLGLKRLIMSLE
- the ggt gene encoding gamma-glutamyltransferase; this translates as MIASLKKYIWLVCLIFVFVIGVESNLAQTPIYDTESIFHPVTARSGMVSSQEKLATQAGLEVLQQGGNAVDAAVTVGFALAVTLPRAGNIGGGGFMMIHLADDNQNIALDYREKAPLKATKNMFLNDKGEVDSNKSRFSHLAVGIPGTVAGLTFALEKYGTISLKRALQPAIELAEKGFPVTQDFYDSLLFSRPYLERNPASEEIYFPNDNPPPIGSTFQQPQLAQTLKLIAKEGKKAFYEGEIARNIVQEMSNNGGLITLEDLMSYEPKIRQPIQGEYLGYQIYSMPPPSSGGVHLIQMLNILKGFDLKNLGHNTADTIHLMAETMKLAYADRSLYLGDPDFFDVPIKGLISQEYADFLREKIDKNKAIPSNEIRPNNPFNFRESHETTHYSIVDQYGNAVANTYTLNFSYGTGITVPNSGFLLNNEMDDFVAKPNTPNAYGLTGGEYNAIAPEKRMLSSMTPTIITKDGEVFLVTGSPGGSRIITTVLQIIINVLEFNLNIAEATVSPRFHHQWLPDELLLEKGINQDTRQILAEKGHNLKDSRAMGSTQSIMKQDKFLYGFSDPRRREALTLGL